In one Coccinella septempunctata chromosome 6, icCocSept1.1, whole genome shotgun sequence genomic region, the following are encoded:
- the LOC123316020 gene encoding lipase member K-like has product MVMFRLRLLFFQFVLASCVFAKNNVCKSFSDYWYHDLDKNENCTYNPDMYLDSPQILEKYFGKYEVHEIPTEDGYFVTTFRVPRNNSRGTILFRHIATSDAIIWLGFGKDSIAYYYWQRGYELWLTNTRGTDYSTKHVNLTINDYAFWNFSFHEIGIYDLRASLKYIYEFNNNTSPAIIANSMGCTEALIYASLFPEEAKKLCKIYILHAPPSSFQYSPLKFLGFYRRYWDYSAKEEKLGDIFRRNGTISRVMHSLCPKKPDLCITLFSAFGAGWSQHEPDPLLAPVMFMQNPRSLSTKALSHYAQSFISGKFTMFDYGEKNFEVYGRHEPPEYPVWKIVAPIYLVHSPADYLAPKGDTDDLYDKLTKSAKIYGRLVVEGMNHIDTFLAKLRNEKIHYKNTEVPGNSTEIYLTLTTQVASARTTAEDNFHTAVQR; this is encoded by the exons ATGGTAATGTTTCGGTTAAGATtgcttttttttcagttcgttCTCGCTAGTTGTGTATTTGCCAAGAATAATGTTTGTAAGAGTTTTTCCGACTATTGGTACCATGATttggataaaaatgaaaattgcaCGTACAATCCTGACATGTACTTAGATAGT CCGCAGATTCTGGAGAAATATTTCGGAAAGTATGAGGTGCACGAAATTCCAACGGAAGACGGTTATTTTGTCACCACCTTCAGGGTTCCGAGAAATAATTCCagaggcacaatattgtttagACATATAGCAACATCGGACGCCATCATTTGGCTCGGTTTTGGCAAAGATTCG atagcTTATTATTACTGGCAAAGAGGATACGAGCTATGGCTGACAAACACTAGAGGAACTGACTACTCAACCAAACACGTAAACTTGACTATCAACGACTatgcattctggaattttag TTTCCACGAAATAGGCATATACGACCTCAGGGCTTCGCTCAAATATATCTATGAATTCAACAACAACACCAGTCCTGCTATCATTGCTAATTCTATGGGGTGTACAGAAGCCCTGATTTACGCATCGCTGTTTCCAGAGGAAGCAAAGAAGCTGTGTAAAATTTATATACTACACGCGCCACCCTCCAGTTTTCAGTATTCACCACTGAAATTCTTAGGTTTTTATCGCCGTTATTGGGAC TACTCCGCTAAGGAAGAAAAATTGGGCGATATCTTCAGAAGAAATGGTACAATTTCTCGCGTTATGCATAGTTTATGTCCTAAGAAACCAGATCTATGCATCACGTTGTTCAGCGCGTTTGGAGCTGGTTGGTCTCAACATGAACCAGACCCT CTTTTAGCTCCGGTGATGTTCATGCAAAACCCGAGATCTCTTTCGACGAAGGCCCTATCACACTATGCCCAAtctttcatttctggaaaaTTCACGATGTTCGATTACGGGgagaaaaattttgaagtttacgGAAGACACGAACCACCTGAATATCCTGTTTGGAAAATTGTTGCACCCATCTATTTGGTGCACAGCCCTGCAGATTATTTAGCTCCGAAAGGG GATACCGACGACCTCTATGACAAATTGACTAAAAGTGCCAAAATCTACGGAAGGTTGGTAGTAGAAGGCATGAATCACATCGATACATTCCTGGCCAAACTAagaaatgaaaagattcattACAAA AACACAGAAGTTCCAGGTAACTCAACAGAAATTTACCTGACTCTAACCACTCAAGTAGCTAGTGCCAGAACAACCGCTGAAGACAACTTCCATACTGCAGTCCAGAGATAA